The Lagopus muta isolate bLagMut1 chromosome 4, bLagMut1 primary, whole genome shotgun sequence genome has a window encoding:
- the STIM2 gene encoding stromal interaction molecule 2 isoform X2, translated as MDPCSSLSPPCFTEEDRFSLEALRMIHKQMDDDKDGGIEVDESDEFLREDMQYKDASNKHSHLHREDKHITIEDLWRRWKTSEVHNWTQEDTLQWLSEFVELPQYEKNFRESNVNGTTLPRIAVNEHAFMISHLKIIDRSHRQKLQLKALDVVLFGPLTRPPHNWMKDFVLTVSIVIGFGGCWFAYTQNRTSKEHITKMMKDLESLQTAEQSLLDLQERLEKAQEENRNVAVEKQNLERKMMDEINDAKREAHRLRELREGAECELSRLKYAEEELVQVRMALKKAEKEFELRSNWSVPEALQKWLQLTHEVEVQYYNIKRQHAEMQLAIAKDEAEKIKKKRSTVFGTLHVAHSSSLDEVDHKILEAKKALSELTTCLRERLYRWQQIEKICGFQIAHNSGLPSLTSSLYSDHSWVVMPRVSIPPYPIAGGVDDLDEDTPPIVSQFHGSIVKPPSTLARSSSLCRSRRNVVPSSPQSQHALHSPDPDILSVSSCPALYRTEEEEEAIYFSADKQWEVQEAGSECDSLNSSIGKKQSPPSSLEMYQTLSPQKVSREELSLEESSTGDSSSLTADISRGSPDCVGMAETKSMIFSPASKVYNGILEKSCSMNQLSSGIPVVKPRHTSCSSASSDSKPSQEACSVPRISSIPQDLYQNGEKNKKPSKIKSLFKKKCK; from the exons tttctAAGGGAAGATATGCAGTATAAGGATGCTTCTAATAAACATAGCCACCTGCATAGAGAAGACAAGCATATCACTATTGAGGATCTATGGAGACGATGGAAAACATCTGAAG ttcaTAACTGGACTCAAGAGGACACTCTTCAATGGCTGTCAGAATTTGTTGAACTGCCCCAGTATGAAAAGAATTTTAGGGAGAGCAATGTCAATGGAACAACACTTCCCAG GATAGCAGTAAATGAACATGCTTTCATGATCTCTCACCTGAAAATAATTGACCGGAGCCATAGACAGAAACTTCAACTTAAAGCCTTGGATGTTGTTTTATTTGGACCTCTTACAC GTCCCCCTCACAACTGGATGAAGGATTTTGTATTAACGGTTTCTATAGTTATTGGTTTTGGAGGCTGCTGGTTTGCATATACACAGAACAGAACCTCAAAAGAACACATCACAAAAATGATGAAGGACTTGGAGAGTTTGCAGACAGCAGAACAAAGTCTTCTTGACTTGCAGGAAag GCTTGagaaagcacaggaagagaATAGGAATGTagctgtggaaaaacaaaatctggaGCGCAAAATGATGGATGAGATCAATGATGCCAAACGTGAAGCTCATCGCCTGAgggagttgagggagggagcTGAATGTGAGCTCAGCAGGCTCAAATATGCAGAGGAGGAGCTGGTGCAG GTGCGCATGGCTTTAAAAAAGGCTGAGAAGGAATTTGAGTTGAGAAGTAATTGGTCTGTTCCTGAAGCATTGCAGAAGTGGCTTCAGTTAACGCATGAAGTTGAAGTACAATATTATAATATCAAAAGACAGCATGCTGAAATGCAATTAGCAATCGCCAAAGATGAG gcagaaaagataaaaaagaagagaagcacAGTGTTTGGAACATTACATGTTGCACACAGCTCTTCACTGGATGAGGTGGACCATAAAATCCTTGAAGCCAA gaaagcaCTGTCTGAGTTGACAACCTGCTTGCGGGAGCGTCTTTATCGGTGGCAACAGATTGAGAAGATTTGTGGTTTTCAAATAGCACACAATTCTGGTCTACCAAGCTTGACCTCTTCTCTCTACTCTGATCACAGCTGGGTAGTTATGCCCCGAGTTTCCATTCCTCCTTATCCAATTGCAGGGGGAgttgatgacttagatgaagaTACTCCTCCAATAGTTTCACAGTTTCATG GGTCCATTGTAAAACCTCCAAGCACACTGGCAAGAAGCAGTAGCTTGTGTCGATCAAGACGCAATGTTGTGCCATCATCTCCACAGTCTCAGCATGCTTTGCACTCCCCTGACCCTGACATCCTTTCTGTGTCGAGCTGTCCAGCTCTTTATCGAactgaagaggaggaggaagccaTTTACTTCTCTGCTGATAAACAATG GGAAGTACAGGAAGCAGGTTCGGAATGTGACTCGTTAAATTCGTCCATTGGAAAGAAGCAGTCTCCTCCGTCTAGTCTTGAAATGTACCAGACACTTTCTCCTCAGAAAGTATCCCGGGAAGAACTCTCACTTGAGGAATCATCTACAGGAGACTCTTCTTCTCTAACTGCAGATATATCTAGGGGCTCTCCTGACTGTGTAGGCATGGCAGAAACTAAAAGCATGATTTTTAGCCCTGCAAGCAAAGTTTATAATGGAATTTTGGAGAAGTCCTGCAGCATGAACCAGCTTTCAAGTGGGATCCCAGTTGTAAAGCCTCGGCACACCTCATGCTCTTCTGCCAGCAGTGATAGTAAACCCAGCCAAGAAGCTTGTTCTGTCCCTAGGATAAGTAGCATCCCACAGGACCTGTACCAAAAtggtgaaaaaaacaaaaagccatcaaaaataaaaagcctctTTAAGAAGAAGTGTAAGTGA